A stretch of DNA from Xylanibacillus composti:
CACAAACTAATTTACGTCATCTAGACTTGTTGCGTGGGGATGTTATAAGACCGAATTTTTCCCTTATATGTCTGAACAACATAAAGGGATTGCTAAGATCGGTTAAGGCGCGTTCTCCGAATCGGTTGAGCTGCAGGTTGACTCTGGCGCAAGCAGCTGAACCAGTTGGGCAGCGGTTGATCGTTGGCTCGATGAGGTCGCGGGCTCGGTTGAAGCTAGGGAGATGGTGGAAATTTGCAGGGAATCTAGACGTGTTCCAGTGAAAAGGGAAAGTGCACTTGATAAAATACGAACTTTTGCTTGAAAAGGGGTGAGAATGTTCGGGTTTCGGGTTGACACTGACCCCATACGACTGCTACACTAAAAGAGATGAAATTGGATAAGAACTCGTATAAAACCGGGGATATGGCCCGGATGTCTCTACCCAAAGACCGTAAATTTTTGGACTACGAGGACTTGACGGCCAAGGCGTGTACGACTGACGAGGCATCGCAACCAAGGTGCGAGTAAGGTCAGAGGGGCATGCTTTTCGTTTCGTGTGTAAAAATACGGATAAGGCCGCTTAGGTACTCAGAGTTCGACGGGCGGGATAGCAACCTGACCCGTTATTTTCTTTTTTCGCCGGAGATCATGGGTCGGGATAGCAGGAATAAGCTTGAAGGATTCGCTTCACTTTCCGCGGGTTTGCACGAAGGCCCCCGATAGGAATGAATATAGGGTTCGAAGCTGCGATTCACAATTGTGGGTTGACACTACAGGAAAGCGGGTTGACTGAAAAACGATGGCACAACAGGCAATGGTCGGCGTCATTATGGGTAGCAAGTCGGATTGGGAAACCATGAAACATGCATGCGATATATTGGACGAACTCGGTGTGCCTTATGAGAAAAAGGTTGTCTCTGCGCACCGCACGCCTGACCTGATGTTTGACTATGCGGAATCGGCGGTCGAACGCGGGCTGAAGGTAATTGTTGCCGGGGCGGGCGGAGCCGCACATCTGCCCGGCATGGTGGCGGCCAAGACAGCACTGCCTGTCATTGGCGTTCCCGTACAATCGAAAGCCTTGAACGGCTTGGACTCGCTGCTGTCGATCGTGCAGATGCCCGGCGGCATTCCGGTGGCGACGGTGGCGATCGGCAAGGCGGGCGCGACGAATGCCGGCTTGCTGGCGGCACAGATCATCGGCGCTTTCGATGAGCAGGTGCGGCTGAAGGCGGAGGCGCGCCGCGAGCGCATCAAGCAAGAAGTGCTGGAAAGCAGTGAGACGCTATGAGCCGCAGCAACCGTATCCTGCCCGGCAGCACGATAGGCATTCTAGGCGGCGGACAGTTGGGGCGCATGCTCGCCCTGCAGGGACGGGCGATGGGCTATCGCTTCGTCACGCTGGACCCGACGCCGGACGCGCCTTGCGGCCAGGTAGCTGATCAGCAGCTCATTGCGCCATATGACAGCGAGGCTGATGCGCGCAAGCTGGCGGCACAGTCGGACGTGATTACTTACGAGTTTGAGAATGTAGATGCCGGGGTCGCGGCGCTGCTGGAG
This window harbors:
- the purE gene encoding 5-(carboxyamino)imidazole ribonucleotide mutase; protein product: MAQQAMVGVIMGSKSDWETMKHACDILDELGVPYEKKVVSAHRTPDLMFDYAESAVERGLKVIVAGAGGAAHLPGMVAAKTALPVIGVPVQSKALNGLDSLLSIVQMPGGIPVATVAIGKAGATNAGLLAAQIIGAFDEQVRLKAEARRERIKQEVLESSETL